In Persicobacter psychrovividus, the genomic window TTTTGCCAAAAAAAGCACCTCGTAAGAGGTGCTTTTTAGTATTTACCAGTGATATGGCCCGAATTACTTAATATCTTCTTCATCCCATAAATAAATAGAGAGGGCTTTGGCTTGCTCATCCATCCACTCTTGAGCATTCTGATCGCCATTCCAGGCTTTTTCTTCTTCTCTTAGGTAGATAGCCCACGCCTTATCGAGATTTTTTTGTTCAACTTCTTCTATAGGGCTTACAAACCAGCCCATTCCTTTCACTTCCCCGACTACCATATCGTCAATAAACCTCAATGAGTTGGTGTAAATCTCCACCTGCTTTTCATTTTCGGTGATAAATACTTCGCTCTTGCCTTTAGTATTTGCAAATGCGAAGATCGAACACAACATGAATGCTGTTAGCGCGAATATATTTTTTAAATTTCCCATGATAGTTTCTGTTTAAAGTACAACGATGTTCGCTTTTATTAGTGTACTTTATTCAGGAATACCGCAGGATCGGATCATTTTATTTGCCGGTTTAGATTATTTTTACTGTGCTGCCTGACAATTGTTTCTTGGGTTGCCTGAAGTTCCTCCATGTTCTGTCTTAGTTCTTCTTCCGTAGACCTCATCTGTTCTGCCATGGCCTCTGCTTCGCGGAGCAATTTTACATTCTGCTCATTCATTCTGTTGGTATGGATGGTGGTGCCAATCGTTTCACAGATTTTGAGTATAAAGTCAATTTCAAAGTCTTCCAGTTTTTTCAAGCCAGCAAGTTCCAGGACGCCAATCACCTCTTGATCGTTTGCCAGTGGAACCATCAGTACGGACTGTGCCTGTGTTTCACCCAATCCAGTTTTGATCATCAGGTATTGTTCCGGAAGCTCAGTGAGGTACAAATGCTTGTTTTCGAGATATACTTCTGAAATCAGTCCTTCACCTAACAGGATTTCTTTTTCCAGAAATTTCTCCCGCTGATAGGCATAGCAACTCTCCATAATCAAGGTTTCGGTGGATTTGTCCTTTAGGAAAATCGCTCCCTGCGAGTACTGTACATAGTCCGTTAATTGTTTGATGATATTTTTACACAGTTCATTCAGCGATACGCCCTGTTGTCGAAGAATATCCGCAAAAATGGCCATGCCTTTATTTCCCCATTCCCTCTGCTGTGAGGCTTTCTTTTCATCATGTAGAATGTTTCTTGTTTCATTCAGTGCAATAAACAGCTCATCGTCTTCCTTAAAATTGTGTTGGTAGGTATAATTTCCCTGCCCTAAAGCGGAAATATAAGTTTTAGCACCTTCAATTTTGTTCAGCAGTTTGTTCATGTTTTGAGCGAGCGTTCTCAGTTCAGCGCCCCCCGTAAGCTGAAGCC contains:
- a CDS encoding GAF domain-containing protein is translated as MLKLNNLNIRVVFAITLLLILLVNCAVISFTTHYSKAYSEQINTSGQNRMLSQRIALFLNLLVQGDASAANQAEKSILMHENNLKRLEEDLVSREIDLSAPLWQNLGRVKYSWAPFSRAALRILEAPSANTAKEDLAYVNEHAGEMLKINHALVMTYVAEAKNIEDAIANFYLLYFAFLTAACIAFWYFFHTKIFGAINEMSVLIGKIANGAYQERLQLTGGAELRTLAQNMNKLLNKIEGAKTYISALGQGNYTYQHNFKEDDELFIALNETRNILHDEKKASQQREWGNKGMAIFADILRQQGVSLNELCKNIIKQLTDYVQYSQGAIFLKDKSTETLIMESCYAYQREKFLEKEILLGEGLISEVYLENKHLYLTELPEQYLMIKTGLGETQAQSVLMVPLANDQEVIGVLELAGLKKLEDFEIDFILKICETIGTTIHTNRMNEQNVKLLREAEAMAEQMRSTEEELRQNMEELQATQETIVRQHSKNNLNRQIK